The Arachis ipaensis cultivar K30076 chromosome B03, Araip1.1, whole genome shotgun sequence region aactcaacatacaactcgatgAATGAGGTCTGACACCgattttcaatatacattgaaaacatttcCTGCATGCTCGCTTCATCCGTCACATATTTTCGTTTGATACTGGATGAATCCACCAAACACCGGTACAGGATATCTGTATAGGATACATGATATCTTTCTTGCCCGCTCAGAATTAATCTTTTCACAGATTACACATTTGAGTTCTTCAAATGAGATAATAAAAGGAATAACAAGATCTAATgggttttcacaaataaattttactccttcactcgtttgtaacaaaatctgaccaaaataatatatttttagcaATACTCTGTCACTCATTTTTTTCACTCAACAAAAAAAAGCATAAGCTTAGCCTTACCAACTACACCTTCAAACTCAAAACTAAGAACCCAGATGGAAGAAGAGAGGAAGCAGCCGCTAACAATGAAGAAGGCGGAAGTGAGCTCCCACCActaactcttcactcttttaTATCAGCATGGTTAAGGAACTCGCACCCTTCGACTAGGTTAactgaacaaaaaaaaaatggaaacgaACTCGGACCATCCGAGTATTCTTACCCCTTCCACAAAACGGAGGGTCCATGTTCAGTGTGCGTCAACTAGAACTATCCATGAAGAACACGGACGGTGCGATATGTGAACAAATTCCCTACTGAAGAAATCGTAGGGTACGATTTCAATACCCAAAATTTTTCCACTCCACCACAAAACGGACCGTGCGATTTGTTGCAAAAAATTTTAATCCAAAGAACTCGCACGGTCCGAGTTCCTCACGACCAAACTGTCCCACATATCTGTGAAGTCCCCCATATCTCCATATTTCACGCATAGCACACACATGGCCTCCATTTCTATAAAATTGAGCCAGAATAATGCTCTAAGTTCAATAAAATTAGTATAACTTAATTGACATTCACATGCTATTATTTTTAACTACTTTTTTACTAAACATGTCATTATATGTAATTATCTTTTGATGGCTTCTTTCTTTgtgaattttgtttttttttttaatttattttcttcttttttctatcCATgatgctacttcttcttcttctctttttttttctccatcTTTCTCTTTTATTGTTGTCATTGTCACCACCACCACGCTATCACCtccatctccttctcctcctctttcttttctcacTTGATTTTCTTCGTCCTCCTTTCTTTTCCACATCCTCCTCCataatcattattattatcatcgttattgttattgtcatcatcgtcgtcttcttctaatatgtataatagttcaaatttagaatgcaccaaaattttttaataacgaTGACACACAAACAAACTCAGAAATTAAATCCATAATGCACCAAAATTAAATCCAAAATGCACCGAAATTACTAAATGATAACTCAAAACTCTTCCTTCTCTTCCTCATATTTTTTCTCATATTTCTCCTTCATTATCGTTGTTGTCACCACCACCTCTAtctgctcctcctcctcctcctcctcatttgaatttcttcgatctcctcctcctcctccatcatcattattatcatcgtTATTGTTGTCTtctttttatatgtataatagTTCAAATCCAGAGTGCACCGAAATTTCTTAATAATGACGATACACAAACAAACTCGGTTTAAAACAAGTTAAGACTATAATGCACCGAAATTCAAATCCAGAATGCACCGAACTCAAAACTCCtcctatttcttcttcatcattatcataatctttttcttcttttcttgttcatcatcttcttattttaccttctcattatttttctggttttattcttttaacaaaaataaaaataaaaaaatcaaataaagaagaagaagaaactcataatgctgcaaaatcactatgaagagaaggaggaaaaaaatgcagcaacaacaacagcaattAAAGAACGACAATGAGAAGAAaacacgcgaagaagaagaagaggaaacgcgaaaaagaaggaggaggaggaggagaggaaAGCGGAAACATTCACCTAGTTGGAGTATTTATTCATACTCTTActaataaaagtaatttttattgaATGTGAACTAATTTGGTTGAACTTGATTGCCAAAAAGACTAACTTGATTGAACTTTTCCAGCAAATGCAACGTCGTATTTCAACATTCAAGCTTGGCCTATTTTGGGGTTTGTTGCGGCTGAGCAATTAGGCCATGTGGTAGTGCAGTAGCTGCCAGCGCCGCTGCCTAGTTATTGTTCTTCTAATGGTTCTGCTAACTCTTGTTATACTCTTGTTCTAGATTGAACTTTGGAACTAGTATAGGGAGGAAGAAAGATAGTAATAATCACGGTGATGATCACAGTGATGATAGTAGTTAGGCATGAGAAATGTGGTAAGATTTGAAATGAGAAGAGTAATgatggaaaataaaattaaaagtaagagTTAAGTTATATtagagaataatttaaaaattttatttaattttttaagatttgaataattttatctgtaaaaatctattttttacaagtataaaattaattttaattttttataattaattttattaatatttaaatttttgataAACGGACAAATTTGGTTGTCAACCAAATTAAGTGAGTTGGACATCAACAAAAATAATTCCCATCACTTTTATACACTCACTCACCTAAATTTTATTGTTAAATTTAGTTAGACTTAATTCACATAATATATGTATTCAATAGCATTTctctaaaatataataatttcaaAATGATGAGAAGGGAAGAGGAAGACAGAAGAGGCTAGAGAAGCCTAAATAAACGGCAGTGATGTTGAGCTGTTGTTGTTTTTGTCGTTTAGCTGTGCACTTAATACCTCTTCACTCTCTTCACTCTTCACTAATGCGAACGATACTTCACTGTCTTCACTCTCTTCATTCTCGTAAACACTTCACTCACTCTTCAACACAACACACTCTCCATCATCATCACATTCACATTTCAATCACTAACTCTTCTCCTACTACCTACCAAAGTGTGAAAACCTTGCGGTATGTGTTCGTGTGTCTCTATGTTTTccctttcctttttttattttaaacaaaaattgTGCGTGTGTTGGGAAATGTGAACTTGAATCTTCCATTATGGCTACTACTTTTTAACCATGtgggttttgaaatttgaatggaATTGAATTGCTGCAGGGGTTTTCTTCTTCTGCCGCCGCTGCTGGGTGGCTTCTCTGTTCTGCTTCAACTCTCCAAGTCATCAATCACTCACTTACCTGAGCGAGAAGAGGAGCTACTCAACAACACTAACTCTTACAGGGTTTCTATATTTAGATcaggttttctttacatttttaTACATGTAGCTTCATTTAGTCATTTATTGCATTTTTCTTTTAGCAACTCCTGCATGCTTCTTTTCGTTTCATGGTAAAATGTAAACCCTTTTTTTTGGTATGAAGCTAGGCCCCCATTGCTCTTCGTTTTCTTTTTTACCTTTCTTGATAAAATTTGCTATAACAtaaaaatggttatggagaagaACAAAGTCCAGATGCAGATAATGAAGAGGCACCACATGACTTAATTAAACTTCCTGAGTGGCTGTGCCCATAAGAATTCTAGAGGAACAAACTCTGAGGTTATTGAATTTGTTGTAGAAATGTGAACTATGAATTAAGTACTTTTTGTAAGTTATGCTGGGCTGTAATCTGAATGGCAATGCATAGTTTAGTTTGATGCCTGACAGTTCTAAGGAAATGCTAGATGTTACAAATGTTGTTGCATGGAAATAATATACCATGAGAGAAATTGTTTCTCATGGTCCATGAATAATGTTGATAGAGGTCCACTAAGAGAAGTTGAGACTTAAACAAAATAGCAAATAGTATAACATTTTTCAGAATTTATAGAAATATTTTTTATGCGATATGTTGTATATCACATGTTTTATTATTTGCTGAAGTCTGGTTGTGCAGGCTTTGATTGGCAGTAATTTTGGGTTGAACTTGCCGGCTGAGATGATATTGGATGTGATGAATCTTAAAAAATGTCTCACAAATGTCTTTCTGCTCACACTAGCTATGCTAACCACTGCATCAGGTAATTTATAATCATACATCTCTGTTTTTTTTAGCGATCTCACTTTGGAAAATGTCCAAGATATTATTATCATGTTGATCCAAACCAGGCTTTGAATCAATACTCAACACCAAATGGTTCGTATCTGCAGCCTAAACAATAAGCATGCCTTCTTACAGACTTAAAACTCTTCCCCTTTACAAAATAATTAGTCTTAAAATGAAATTTATCATGGCATTGGCTGTGAGACTGGATTTTATATCAATTCTATGGCATTCCCAAGATAAGTCCTGCCAATATACTAAGCTTGCTTCTTAGGGGATTCTGTCCATATACTTTTAACGGTATCATTCATAATCTAAGCTTGGTCTTGTTCATCAATTGGGTGTTAGAGGAATAGGGGCTCTGAAGAGGACCAAAGGGGGATACTTTTTAAATGATTGCAACCTACTTTTGTTACCGGTACATCTCCTTGTCTATTAGGATTCTAACTGTGAAATCATTAACCCTGCAAGCTGAATGCTGAGTCTCTTATGTTTGCTTGTTTGTTTATTGAACATAAAATATGGGGGTGTTTTCCTGTACTGTATGATATGGAATTGTTACAATCAGTTGTTGATTTGGATCAACTGGAACTTATAGGTGGATTTGTTGGCGTAAACATTGGAACTGATGTTTCTGACCTGCTGGCTGCTTCAAATGTTGTTGCGATACTAAAGGCCCATCAAATTACTCATGTTCGTCTATATGATGCCGACACTCACTTACTACAAGCCCTTTCAAACACTAGTATTGAAGTAATTGTTGGTGTCACCAATGAGGAGGTACTAAGAATAGGAGAATCTCCATCAGCAGCTGCAGCCTGGATTAATAAAAATGTACTTGCTTATGTGCCTTCAACTAATATCACAGCAGTAGCAGTTGGCAGTGAGGTTCTTTCGACAATCCCGAATGTTGCCCCGGTTCTGGTTCCTGCCATGAATTCTCTTCACAAAGCCCTGGTTGCTGCAAACCTCAACTTTCGGGTCAAAGTCTCAACACCACACTCTATGGATATTATCCCCAAGCCTTTTCCTCCTTCTACTGCCACCTTTAACTCTTCATGGAACTCTACAATGGTCCAACTGCTTCAGTTTTTGAAGAACACAAATTCCTCTTTCATGTTAAATGCCTACCCTTATTATGGATACACTAAAGGAGACGGCATTTTCCCGATTGAATATGCTCTTTTCAAACCCCTTCCTTCGGTGAAGCAAATTGTTGACCCAAACACTCTATTCCACTATAACAGCATGTTTGATGCTATGGTGGACGCTGCCTATTATTCTATAGATGCCTTAGATTTCAGTGATATACCTGTTGTTGTGACTGAGACTGGCTGGCCATCGTTGGGTGGATCAAATGAACCAGATGCTACTGTAGGAAATGCTGAGACATACAACAATAACCTGATTCGGCGAGTCCTGAATGATTCAGGGCCCCCTAGTCAGGTGAACATGCCTATAAGTGCATACATATATGAACTATTTAATGAAGACAAGAGGAATGGACCAATATCAGAAAAAAATTGGGGAATCTTTTATTCTAATGGTAGTGCTATTTATCCGTTGAGTTTAAGTACTTCTGGCCAGATTAATGGAACATCTGCATCAGTTTTTTGTGTGGCAAAAGATGGTGCAGACAGTGATAAGTTGCAAGCTGGCCTGAACTATGCTTGTGGACAAGGTGGAGCAAACTGTGCCGCTATTCAACAAGGGCAGCCATGCTATCTCCCAAATAATGTGAAAAGCCACGCCTCTTTTGCTTTTAATGATTATTATCAGAAAACTCATAGTACTGGAGGAACATGCGACTTTGATGGAACTGCTACAATTACTACAAGGGATCCTAGTAAGTTgatatatttttgtttctattttaacTCTAATCTTTTGGTATCGTACACTTTTATCACTTCCGAGTTCTTTCCTTGGATTTGCGCACATTGTTATTTTCAAATTGCATGCTTACTAAGATGCCATGGAATTTGTATCATTTTATGTTTACTATATACCATGGACAGCATGTTGAATTTAGTGTCCTGGTTCCTATTAGCTTATTCCTTAGAAAGTTACCTAAGCAATTAATTCATTGTAATCCATTGCAGGTTATGGATCCTGTATATACACTGGAAGGTATAAAATCTTAATCCATGCACATCCATGCTTCAGTTTATTTGATTTAAGAATAATTGTTACCCTTTTTTAAAGAAATCTTATATCTGATTTTGGGCATTGAATCTTGATGGCAGTTCTAACTCGAGTGGTGGTGGAATGAGTTTGGCTCCGACGGCACTTGGACCTTCAAGCCCCTCGAAAGCATCTTCGAACATGCAAATGTGTAGTCTTCAGTATTTGATATCCGTTGTGGGGGCATTTTTGGCTCTGGTGATGTTATGACCGAAAGGATCGTGGAATCATAGTTGTCATTGATTTTGTTTCTAACATCACATTGATCCATTTTATTTATTTCTACATATCTGTATTTCACCTTGTGCATTTGGGTATCATTTGTAATTTATCTCTTTATGATAGGTAGTTGCTTCAAATAGGAACAACACGGTACCTCAAAAGTGATTGATGACATTATTTTGAGTTTTGACCATGCAAAATCATAGGAAATTTTTATAATGGTCTCTGAGAATCATGCGATTATCTGTTTTGGTTTCCGAAATTTAAAATTACCTATAGTGGTCTTCCAGATTTAGGTTCGGACACCATTGTAGTCCCTCAACCTTTTTTGGCGATGACTGGACAAACGAAGTGTTGAAGTGGCACCCTTCCTGCCTCGCTGGACGCTGCAACAGCTAGTTGACATGACCAGGAATGTATTTGTACCCAATTTGGTCTTTAAAATCCTAATTTTCTCTCATTATTTGTTTGACTTtgattcttcttcaacctctgttCTCCTTGTCTTCTTATTCCCCTTTATCTTCATTAATTATTTCTTTACCAAACTTTTCCTTTATCATCAGTTTACAAGTGGCTCTTATATGTTTGGCACTTTGGCTATGAAATTGGCACTTATATCTATATCATCATTGTCATTGTTCTTGTTCAAACCCTCATCCAAAGAGTCATTGATAGCTTCAAACTTTTGAAGAGTAAAAGACTCTTCTTACTCAATCACTTGTATCACTTCATCTGGTGTTGCACCATATCTTGGCAATCCAATTTTGCTTCTTCAATGAAAGACCTTTCTGACTCGAGTGCATATAGTTAAAACAGGAATAATGGCATGATTTTTCTAACTATATAGTTAAAGAATATATGATCAATTTAAACTTAAATAACtattataaattaaaagatttaaaggttaaaagataaatatgtatatatattggtGGAAACTCATGCTTTCACATGAAATTGATAGTTTTTCATGTGATAGTTGAGAACcgttaaatgaaaatttagtcaaatcagttaaattatctaacgactctcaattatcaacttcacgtaaagtcgactgcacctgagttttcaccatatatattattagattttatttattttttaattaatattaaactaATCAAATAATTGAATTGGTTTGATTCCGCAATCTTAAAATCGATAACCGAACCAATTAAGGTCAGATTTGATCGAATCTCATCCAAATGTATTTGATTACCCATCGGATCCAAAACCAATATAATTAGGTCGGGTCAGTTTGGACAGGTGGTCGAGTTACCTGTATCCTGTGAACACCCTAACTAAAATGATTAGTTCAATAACCCATTATTGTACAATTAAACTCACTAATGtcgaaagaaaatgaaaatttagGTGTAGTTAATTTCATgtaaagttgataattaaaaatcgttagatgataatttaattaaatttattaaattatttaataatttttaactataatTTTCACATAAAATTNNNNNNNNNNNNNNNNNNNNNNNNNNNNaaaaaataaaaaataatatatgcaCATAAAAGATGaactattaaattaattattatgtttattatttaatatatatttaatgattaatgtaaaaaaattaaatagtagAGGAAACGTGATGTTGGTAGGGGAGCGAGTGAGTTGTGAGCGAGTTTTGAGCATGGATGCAGGATCAGGAGGAGGGTATGGTTATGGGTGGGCAGTATGTGCTGGATTCAACGCCGCCCTTGCCGCTATTTCCACTAAGCTCCCCCTTCCTCATCAGGTATTCTATTCTATTCATTCCTATTTCTCATCAAATAAACCAACCATACATCCTAACTCTGCATCACAGTTTCTTAGGTACGCCTTTGTGGCACTCTTCAATGTCACCATGTGGGGATGCTATGTCAACAGCCTCAAATCCCTCTCTTCGCTTCAAGCAACCGTCACCAATTTCGCCACTAATTTCATCTCTTCCGGTTTGGCcggtttcttcttcttccacgaaTCACTCTCTCCTCAGGTACATAACACCACACCAATTGTTTGTTAATATGCCACAAAGAAAGGACTTACTTTTCTCAATCATATTCAACATTATGGCTTGTTATTTCATGTTGAACATGTTCTGATGCAAAATAACTCTTCCACAGTGGTTTGCAGGTGCCTTACTCATCATAATTGGTGTAGTGATTCTTAGCAAGTCAAGTGTTGAGGAGAAGCTCAGAACTGATTAGATGGTTTGGCTTAGCATAATGCCTTGCAATACAGTTTCTTGTTGCCTTTTGCCTTTGCCGAATGGATCTCTCTGTTTGCACCCATCTTGTGTATCTTTTGATTCCCCATCTTACTATGATTTCAAGCTTCAAAGTTCATCTGGTGACAAGTTTTTACAGAGTGATTTAGCAATTAGCATGTAAAAAACAATACTCTTGATTGGCCTTAATGTTCATGTTTTACTCTAGCTGTAATTTCACTTTTCCTGATGCTAATCTGAGCATCCATTCCGGTCCCTACTGTTATTTTTAAGAGACAAAATATCTAACTAATAAGCCTAACACCATAATCATTTTAAAAGCTTGCtcaaaagatcaagaaagaagGAACCTATTAGTGATATTGGCATGACAGACCTCATTCTATTTTCAAAAGATGGGAAATCATCAGATAAAGCAACAGGTCAAACGGTACATATAGCAGCAACTTTTATTCAGACTGCTTGATTTCCTAAACAAATTTCACACTAGTATTTGTGTAGCTATAGGGCAAAGGATCAGCGTGGGAACTGGGACCTTAAGCTGAACAATTATACAGGAAAATCTAACAAAATGCAGACCAGGAACTTGGCAACACAAACCTACCTGTTCTGATTTTTCTTCTGGCTTATATTATCTGTTACTTTCCACTGAAAGGAACCCTTTTCTTCCTGAAATATATCATTATATCCAAACGAATTTAGAAAATTTGTTATCAAATTCTTTAATACATTGGAGTATTCTGGTCCCGGGATTTCTTAGAGAGCAATTTTCCTTGCAGCTTGAAAAACGTGAAGTGCCCATATTCATTCATCAGCCACACAGTCTTCTGGATAGACTCAGTATCACCCTTTTGTTGAATGGTGTGTCTCCACTAGCGATTCCTTTGATTTCTGAGTATGCTTTAATTTGACAAAATCCTGATCATGCATGTTCTTGATGCAATGCACTTACTTAAATTCAACCATTTGAATAGTTTTTCCTCACCATGACTCCATGTTCTTTCAGACATAATCTTGAAAATGCATGTTGCCCGATCAACAAAAATCAAGATTGTTGTTCCCGTTTTATCTGAATCATGGAACAATATTTGATATTCAATTCCGCTACATTACCAACAGcatttctgccaacttctgccaactcttatgactgtgtttaatagaagtgtctttgtggatgtgtctaataaaaatgttttttttatgGCTGTgtctaatagaagtgtctttatatatgtatatgtgtctccttatacatgtgtttaaaatataataattaattattgttggcaaTAAGTTAGCAAATAGTATATTGGTATCTTGTACTTTTCGTTACATTTTCCAAAATCCCATCTTTGAAGCTAACCGTATAAATGTTAAATAATAAATATCAAATTAATTACTATCACTACCGTTTTCCTCTTAACTTTTCATATTTGTTCGTTGAATCTAGGAGCATTTGTAACATTTCATCCTCCTCAAGAATTGTGTTAAACACCAATTTCTGATAACATTTCATCCTCTTGAATTTTTGGTTCATCCCACAATGGTTCCTTCACTTTCAAGGCTTCTGCTAAGTACAATCCTGTGAACAAATTGAAAGAGCAATTCTTTCTTGTTTCCAATGTCTCCAAAAGATCACATCATTGTATCGAGGATACAGGTAACGTTCAAGATCAAGAAACCAAACCAGTAAAAGGTAATAGGTTAAGGCGGCATCAGTGTTCTTTCTTCCTCGTCACGGTGAACGAAGAACGATTCTCCGTTTTGGTGTTCTCCCATTCCCAAACTACGAAATGTTGGAAGAGCAAGAAACTGCTTTTCTATGATAGAATGCAATATCGTGGAAACTGCCGTGGATACCTATTTATAGGTTTCCCAAGGCGGCACCACCTGGCCGACATATCTCTTTATTCTTACTAGCGGCTCAACAGCCATAAATGTAGCCATCCTTctattatttttaagaaattaattttgtttttttttgttaatatattatttattttttaaatttgtatgTTTATCCCAATTTAAttgttctttaatttttgtttatcaattctaataaaaaaatttattttttaattttatattcaatttattaaattatctttaattttattatttttttaaaattattaatttatactttattatattctttcattATATCACACACTGTTATTTTTCCTTACTATTATTCTCTATACATATACCTATTATTGTCTCACCACGAATGTTATATTGCTTTGTTCTCTTTTcgcattttcttcttctcctctcacCAAGTACTATTATTACAACTTTTAATCTTGTCTATCGCTTTAATCTATAATTATCTATTCTATAAACTTTTATGAGTTGttcaaatattattaaaagaATTCGTTTTTGTATCTTTTGAATATTTATATGTATAAAAACAATAATTTTATCTTGATGTGCATGTTAAGTCGTAttattgatttattaaaaaaaattaagacataaagcatttaaaatttttgctcaaattatcaaaatttaatgtTAGTAATGCTAGAcaataatatcaaaatatattatttttaactaatataataaaaaatagtacATTATTGTaagtttttaactaataattataaatttaagttaCATTTTAATATagtattttgaaacaaaaagttATCATTACTTTCTGTATTTGACTACTATTATATAAATTTTACGTTTGTTTTATTGtgtataataattaaaataaacaatactttattttttattttgtatgttTTGAAATAATGCGATCATACTATAAGAATGATATTAGTTTTCATAACTAATGTgaatatttttactatttttttttcatttaaatagtatccataaaaaataattacttaaagTAAAACACTATataaagaaataaaggaaaaaaaaatctttgaatttatcatttttctttgctttttaatTCT contains the following coding sequences:
- the LOC107629460 gene encoding uncharacterized protein LOC107629460 (The sequence of the model RefSeq protein was modified relative to this genomic sequence to represent the inferred CDS: added 16 bases not found in genome assembly), with translation MVIGTGERVSCERVLSMDAGSGGGYGYGWAVCAGFNAALAAISTKLPLPHQFLRYAFVALFNVTMWGCYVNSLKSLSSLQATVTNFATNFISSGLAGFFFFHESLSPQWFAGALLIIIGVVILSKSSVEEKLRTD
- the LOC107629462 gene encoding glucan endo-1,3-beta-glucosidase 4, producing the protein MILDVMNLKKCLTNVFLLTLAMLTTASGGFVGVNIGTDVSDLLAASNVVAILKAHQITHVRLYDADTHLLQALSNTSIEVIVGVTNEEVLRIGESPSAAAAWINKNVLAYVPSTNITAVAVGSEVLSTIPNVAPVLVPAMNSLHKALVAANLNFRVKVSTPHSMDIIPKPFPPSTATFNSSWNSTMVQLLQFLKNTNSSFMLNAYPYYGYTKGDGIFPIEYALFKPLPSVKQIVDPNTLFHYNSMFDAMVDAAYYSIDALDFSDIPVVVTETGWPSLGGSNEPDATVGNAETYNNNLIRRVLNDSGPPSQVNMPISAYIYELFNEDKRNGPISEKNWGIFYSNGSAIYPLSLSTSGQINGTSASVFCVAKDGADSDKLQAGLNYACGQGGANCAAIQQGQPCYLPNNVKSHASFAFNDYYQKTHSTGGTCDFDGTATITTRDPSYGSCIYTGSSNSSGGGMSLAPTALGPSSPSKASSNMQMCSLQYLISVVGAFLALVML